In Alphaproteobacteria bacterium, the DNA window ATTCCAGACCTGAGCCGGGTGACGGAATCCTTTGACGAGGACATAACCTATTTCCAGCGCGCGAGGGTGCTTGGTTACGACACTATCTGACTAGACGAGCATCTG includes these proteins:
- a CDS encoding LLM class flavin-dependent oxidoreductase, with the translated sequence MKRGVFSLIQIPDLSRVTESFDEDITYFQRARVLGYDTI